A stretch of Podospora bellae-mahoneyi strain CBS 112042 chromosome 5, whole genome shotgun sequence DNA encodes these proteins:
- a CDS encoding hypothetical protein (EggNog:ENOG503Q46P; COG:T): protein MPTMAHLPRFRRAKKELPAGPPLITNGLAGPSSSNNSSTTDPTGKITPPPGDLPLPVPESPLRPFGGKLSPFSRVFHRSQKRARDSPPASMPHSPLATAPVAGSVDGRPVSPLSLKMDTSGLQTAGENNGESGQQLLQVPQQHQQQQQQQLKEKPSSSSSSSLLRVPKQVKMPAFLESNEIDIEFKFGELVWLERMRIQQGLENENSSSFSPDFRWARVKGPHLRKLDRYMNIQPWHNHRIKLQVPEGKLDYVNASPIVLHPFPISGRPREPDRYIAMQGPKQNSIDHVWRMVVEQVESPGVIVMLTETHEGHMEKCFPYFPRSQEDPPLEINERDEFGDGFRATVRCDGLEPTPAGDAIELRKLVITIHSRGGGQNRKKSRSPVRLFTNGRDKTPEPNSAATTETERDADMDVKMKSPGAATSSSGTLEVPVLEEDYVPSPTESSVSSGEGVGGAVEEKILWHFLYKKWPDFGVPAMEDLDSFFTLMGLSREKNAGPHNPRIVHCSAGVGRSGTFIALEHLMRELEAGVLERWDEMVATANNSRRGSVSERGGKREGGEWDRDRDGEGEGSEGGSSETGGMVLGEDLIFDTVNQLREQRKMMVQAEGQYQFIYGVLRKLWVERYGGGGEVVGLKEGGGQGREEEVEVEEVKDDHREGEPAKKRVEVEFEKSEGRDPFA from the exons ATGCCAACCATGGCCCACCTCCCACGGTTCAGGCGGGCCAAAAAGGAGCTGCCTGCTGGTCCCCCGCTGATAACCAACGGTCTTGCTGGACctagcagcagcaacaacagctcGACGACTGATCCAACCGGAAAGATCACCCCTCCACCTGGCGATCTTCCTCTGCCGGTGCCCGAGTCGCCGCTGAGACCGTTTGGCGGGAAGCTCAGCCCTTTTAGTCGGGTTTTCCACCGGTCGCAGAAGCGGGCGCGCGATTCGCCTCCCGCGTCGATGCCGCATTCACCTTTGGCGACTGCGCCGGTTGCTGGTTCGGTTGATGGCAGGCCGGTGTCGCCTTTGAGTTTGAAAATGGATACGAGTGGGCTACAGACGGCTGGGGAGAATAATGGGGAGAGTGGACAGCAGTTGCTGCAGGtaccacaacaacaccaacaacaacaacaacaacaactgaaggagaagccatcatcatcatcatcatcctcattgTTGCGTGTACCAAAGCAGGTGAAGATGCCCGCATTTCTGGAATCAAACGAGATAG ACATCGAATTCAAATTCGGTGAACTAGTCTGGCTTGAAAGAATGCGCATCCAACAAGGCCTCGAAAACGAAAACTCGTCCAGCTTCTCCCCCGACTTCCGCTGGGCTCGCGTAAAAGGGCCCCATCTCCGAAAACTGGACAGGTACATGAACATCCAACCCTGGCACAACCACCGGATCAAGCTCCAGGTCCCAGAAGGAAAACTCGACTACGTGAACGCCTCCCCCATCGTTCTGCACCCTTTCCCCATCAGCGGCCGGCCGAGAGAACCAGACCGGTACATCGCCATGCAGGGTCCAAAGCAAAACTCGATTGACCACGtctggaggatggtggtggaacAGGTCGAATCGCCGGGTGTGATTGTCATGTTGACCGAGACGCACGAGGGGCACATGGAGAAGTGTTTTCCTTACTTTCCACGGAGCCAGGAAGACCCCCCGCTTGAGATCAACGAGAGGGAtgagtttggggatgggTTCAGGGCGACGGTCCGGTGCGACGGGTTGGAGCCCACCCCGGCAGGGGACGCGATTGAGCTACGCAAGCTGGTCATTACAATCCATTCCCGCGGCGGTGGACAAAACAGGAAGAAATCCCGCTCTCCGGTCCGGCTTTTCACCAACGGACGGGATAAAACTCCTGAACCGAACTCTGCGGCGACGACGGAAACGGAGAGGGACGCGGATATGGACGTCAAGATGAAGTCTCCTGGTGCTGCCACCTCGTCGTCTGGCACGCTCGAGGTTCctgttttggaggaggattatGTCCCCTCACCTACTGAATCGAGTGTGTCgagtggtgagggggtggggggggcagtggaggagaagattctCTGGCACTTTCTCTATAAAAAGTGGCCGGATTTTGGCGTCCCGGCGATGGAGGACTTGGACTCGTTTTTTACGCTGATGGGCTTGTCGAGGGAGAAGAATGCGGGGCCGCATAATCCGAGGATTGTGCACTGCTCTgctggggtggggaggtcgGGGACGTTTATCGCGCTGGAGCATTTgatgagggagttggaggctGGGGTGTTAGAGCggtgggatgagatggttgCTACTGCGAACAACTCGAGGCGCGGGTCGGTCAGtgaaagaggggggaagagggaagggggggagtgggataGGGAtagggatggggagggtgaggggagcGAGGGAGGGAGTAGTGAGACtggggggatggtgctgggggaggaTTTGATTTTCGACACGGTGAATCAGTTGagggagcagaggaagatgatggtgcaGGCGGAGGGGCAGTATCAGTTTATTTATGGGGTGCTGAGGAAGTtgtgggtggagaggtatggcggtggtggagaggttgttgggttgaaagagggggggggacagggacgagaagaggaggtggaggtggaggaggtgaaagATGATCatagggagggggagccggcgaagaagagggtggaggttgagttTGAGAAGAGTGAGGGGAGGGATCCTTTTGCTTGA